From the genome of Burkholderiales bacterium, one region includes:
- a CDS encoding EAL domain-containing protein, translating to MPTQEPRAARQAVSRLAGMLARLHGIETAVVAVSLAIIGALWWAAVFQSDRERQQVIDAAMRQNSNLVIAFEEQTVRTIRDVEEALLLLGREYERSGKAVDIAGLIEDGLIDGRLFTNIVVVDEHGDLVVSSQALVPLNIADREYFKAHAADPGPELKIGKPLVSRSYQNAAIPMSRRIDKPDGRFGGVVSALVDPRYFLHFYEKANIGEQGLIHLVGLDGIARARRAGNVATVGVDMSGSTLIKAARVANSGSFITAGRVEGVPRLQSFRRIGEYPLIVAVATSEAEVLAPTIRNRRNYFVAAGALSFVVVLFAALLLAAVSRRNRALVALSASETQFRATFEQAAIGIAHTTLEDRFLRVNEKLCSMVGYSREELLGMSMHDLSHPDEVGKGAVNRKRLIAGEIDTISAERRCVCKDGSIKWLHRTISMVRDPGGEPAYFIRVAEDITERKRLEHALQHTATHDKLTDLPNRSLIHDRLRHALEQATRRERAVGVMFIDLDRFKIVNDTLGHAMGDRLLQTVAERLKACVRGEDTVGRLGGDEFAIVLTELASAGDAEVVAQKVLDALSGTLDLDGHEAYVTASIGIATYPLDGADADSLIRNADVAMYRAKAAGKNTFQLYSRALDGQAAARLEMENRLRYAIPRSELVLHFQPKADVRTGAVTGVEALLRWRMSADTLVPPAKFIPLLEDTGLIVPVGEWVLRAACSQLREWADAGIGDVPIAVNLSAVQLRHENITDVVRRALDDHGVPAHLLELEITESAAMENPEAAAAALRTLKALGVRIAIDDFGTGYSSLAYLKRFPIDAVKLDRAFTTGVTEDAEDASIAEAVITLSHALGLIVVAEGVETADQAAFLGHRGCDEMQGYYVARPMPADACTYMLAQSRKLAAVA from the coding sequence ATGCCCACACAGGAACCGCGCGCTGCACGGCAGGCCGTTTCGCGCCTCGCCGGCATGCTCGCGCGCCTCCACGGCATCGAGACGGCCGTCGTAGCGGTCAGCCTCGCGATCATCGGCGCCCTGTGGTGGGCTGCGGTGTTCCAGTCCGACCGCGAGCGCCAGCAGGTCATCGACGCGGCCATGCGGCAGAACTCCAACCTCGTGATCGCGTTCGAGGAGCAGACCGTGCGCACGATCCGCGACGTCGAGGAGGCTTTGCTCCTGCTCGGCAGGGAGTACGAGCGCTCGGGCAAAGCGGTCGACATCGCGGGGCTCATCGAGGACGGCCTGATCGACGGGCGGCTGTTCACGAACATCGTGGTGGTCGACGAGCACGGCGATCTCGTGGTTTCGAGCCAGGCACTGGTCCCGCTCAACATAGCGGACCGCGAGTATTTCAAGGCGCACGCGGCGGATCCCGGCCCGGAGCTGAAGATCGGCAAGCCGCTGGTCTCGCGCAGCTACCAGAACGCCGCGATCCCGATGTCGCGGCGGATCGACAAGCCGGACGGCCGCTTCGGCGGCGTCGTGAGCGCGCTGGTCGATCCGCGCTACTTCCTCCATTTCTACGAGAAGGCGAACATCGGCGAGCAGGGGCTCATCCATCTGGTCGGGCTCGACGGCATCGCACGGGCGCGCCGCGCCGGCAACGTCGCCACGGTCGGCGTCGACATGAGCGGTTCGACGCTGATCAAGGCCGCAAGGGTGGCGAACAGCGGCTCGTTCATCACGGCCGGCCGTGTCGAAGGCGTGCCGCGCCTGCAGAGCTTCCGCCGCATCGGCGAGTATCCCCTCATCGTCGCGGTCGCCACTTCGGAAGCGGAAGTGCTCGCGCCGACGATACGTAACCGCCGCAACTATTTCGTCGCCGCCGGCGCGCTCTCGTTCGTCGTGGTGCTCTTCGCGGCGCTGCTCCTGGCCGCCGTGAGCCGCCGCAACCGCGCGCTCGTCGCGCTGTCCGCGAGCGAAACCCAGTTCCGCGCGACGTTCGAGCAGGCGGCCATCGGCATCGCCCACACCACGCTGGAAGATCGCTTCCTGCGCGTGAACGAGAAGCTGTGCAGCATGGTGGGCTACAGCCGCGAGGAGCTGCTCGGCATGTCGATGCACGACCTTTCGCATCCCGACGAAGTCGGCAAGGGCGCGGTCAACCGAAAGCGGCTGATCGCCGGCGAGATCGATACGATCAGCGCCGAGCGCCGCTGCGTGTGCAAGGACGGCTCGATCAAGTGGCTGCATCGCACGATCTCGATGGTGCGCGATCCGGGCGGCGAGCCGGCCTACTTCATCCGCGTGGCCGAAGACATCACCGAGCGCAAGCGCCTCGAGCACGCGCTCCAGCACACCGCGACGCACGACAAGCTGACCGATCTTCCCAATCGCAGCCTGATACACGACCGGCTGCGCCACGCGCTCGAGCAGGCGACGCGCCGTGAGCGCGCGGTCGGCGTGATGTTCATCGACCTCGACCGCTTCAAGATCGTGAACGATACGCTCGGCCACGCGATGGGCGACCGCCTGCTGCAGACCGTCGCGGAGCGCCTCAAGGCGTGCGTGCGCGGCGAGGACACCGTCGGCCGGCTCGGCGGCGACGAGTTCGCGATCGTGCTGACCGAGCTCGCCAGCGCGGGCGACGCCGAAGTCGTCGCGCAGAAAGTGCTCGACGCGCTCTCCGGCACGCTCGACCTCGACGGCCACGAGGCGTACGTCACGGCGAGCATCGGCATCGCGACCTATCCGCTCGACGGCGCCGACGCCGACAGCCTTATCCGCAACGCCGACGTCGCGATGTATCGCGCCAAGGCCGCGGGCAAGAACACGTTCCAGCTCTATTCGCGCGCGCTCGACGGCCAGGCCGCCGCGCGGCTCGAAATGGAGAACCGCCTGCGCTACGCGATCCCGCGCTCCGAGCTCGTGCTGCACTTCCAGCCGAAGGCCGACGTGCGCACCGGCGCGGTGACCGGAGTGGAAGCGCTGCTGCGCTGGCGGATGTCGGCCGACACGCTGGTGCCGCCGGCGAAGTTCATTCCGCTGCTCGAAGACACCGGGCTCATCGTGCCGGTGGGCGAATGGGTGCTGCGCGCCGCGTGCTCGCAGCTCCGCGAGTGGGCCGACGCCGGCATCGGCGACGTGCCGATCGCGGTGAACCTGTCCGCGGTGCAGCTGCGCCACGAGAACATCACCGACGTCGTGCGGCGCGCGCTCGACGATCACGGCGTGCCGGCGCACCTGCTCGAGCTCGAGATCACCGAGAGCGCCGCGATGGAAAATCCCGAGGCCGCCGCGGCCGCGCTGCGCACGCTCAAGGCCCTCGGCGTGCGCATCGCGATCGACGACTTCGGCACCGGCTACTCGAGCCTCGCGTACCTCAAGCGCTTCCCGATCGACGCGGTCAAGCTCGACCGCGCCTTCACCACGGGCGTCACCGAGGACGCGGAGGACGCGTCGATCGCCGAAGCGGTCATCACGCTCTCGCACGCGCTCGGGCTCATCGTCGTGGCCGAAGGCGTGGAGACCGCGGACCAGGCGGCCTTCCTCGGGCACCGCGGCTGCGACGAGATGCAGGGCTATTACGTCGCGAGACCGATGCCGGCCGACGCCTGCACCTACATGCTCGCGCAGTCGCGCAAGCTCGCGGCAGTTGCGTAG
- a CDS encoding SH3-like domain-containing protein: MSDRPLPSTYAPSPGRRFNVGDRVVVKRAFPPGHRRTPYYIRGKTGVIERVCGAFPNPEELAYGFDGEPRKVLYRVRFPQKHVWQDYRGPERDIIEMEIFEHWLEPV, encoded by the coding sequence ATGAGCGACCGGCCGCTGCCTTCGACCTACGCACCGTCGCCGGGACGGCGCTTCAACGTCGGCGACCGCGTCGTCGTGAAGCGCGCCTTTCCGCCGGGCCACCGCCGCACACCGTATTACATCCGCGGCAAGACCGGGGTGATCGAGCGGGTCTGCGGCGCCTTTCCCAATCCGGAGGAGCTCGCGTACGGTTTCGACGGCGAGCCGAGGAAGGTGCTCTACCGCGTGCGCTTTCCGCAGAAGCACGTGTGGCAGGACTACCGAGGCCCGGAGCGCGACATCATCGAGATGGAGATCTTCGAGCACTGGCTCGAGCCCGTATAG
- a CDS encoding redoxin domain-containing protein, translating into MALQPGSQAPDFSLASHNGDTVSLSSFRGRPTVVSFLPFAFTGGUKNQVQGFRANLDEFKKLNVEILQISADTIPSLKVWAEQLGGIPFPLLSDYWPHGAIGKAYGVFNDERGIDKRSAFVVDANGKIAWSKEYAPGTIPESPELLAELKKL; encoded by the coding sequence ATGGCACTGCAACCCGGCTCCCAAGCGCCGGACTTCTCGCTCGCTTCGCACAACGGGGACACGGTCTCGCTCTCGAGCTTCCGCGGCCGTCCCACCGTGGTCTCTTTCCTGCCCTTCGCCTTTACGGGTGGATGAAAGAACCAGGTCCAGGGGTTCCGTGCGAACCTCGATGAGTTCAAGAAGCTCAACGTCGAGATCCTCCAGATCAGCGCGGACACGATTCCGAGCCTGAAAGTCTGGGCGGAGCAGCTCGGCGGCATACCGTTCCCGCTGTTGTCGGACTACTGGCCTCACGGCGCGATCGGCAAGGCCTACGGCGTCTTCAACGACGAGCGCGGCATCGACAAGCGCTCGGCCTTCGTCGTCGACGCGAACGGCAAGATCGCGTGGTCGAAGGAGTACGCGCCGGGGACGATCCCGGAGAGTCCCGAGCTTTTAGCCGAGCTGAAGAAGCTGTAA
- a CDS encoding PAS domain S-box protein, with the protein MHAAAEINAILNAIEIGVYGIDAAGRCTFINKAGLDMLGYAPDEVVGANMHALIHHTHPDGTPYPEPSCPLLQTLETGRPVQLDNEMLWRKDGSFFNAEYAAFPVFDENVVTGSVVTFQDTASRGQARKRLAVQISVSRILAGSSELDTAMTQVLGTIGATLGWHVATFWEVDEGAGVLRRAAGWPGADGGGESFLADTREVTFTRGSGLPGRVWEIETPSHMSDLANDPCFARREAARDADLRSAFAFPLKTGTQTVGVIELFSRRWQHFDDDFLESISTLGHQIGQYLRRKRAEEQLRESESLKAAILATAIDCVISITADSRIVEWNAAAERTFGHTREEVLGRTMPELIIPEEHRARHYAGIARFLETGKGRLMGKRIEIEALRRDGTRFPVELAITSVAQKTAPYFTAYVRDITVRKQYERDIKAAKEEAEEANRAKSQFIANMSHELRTPLTAVIGYVEMLEEETEDRGLAQMLDDLRKVNANARHLLSLINDVLDFSKIEAGKMDAHLERFDVAALVKELGATVEALVAKNENTLRIEHGPGLGTMCSDAVKVRQSLINLLSNAAKFTERGTVTLEVERAGAGDDGTIVFRVRDTGIGISREEIGKLFRRFSQADASTTRRFGGTGLGLSITRAFADMLGGKIEVESEPGRGTTFELRLPANAPAARPRPVEHAQLAGSASGSVVLVIDDDPHARALISRFLVREGYAVQTAGDGATGLDLARKLEPCAILLDVMMPHMDGWAVLSALKADSATADIPVIMTTIVQEKGLAYSLGAADYLTKPIRWPRLAKVLARYRSRHAAPRALILDDSTAPDEVYAQLEAEGWKVEHARDEEAFFDRLRENPPALVLVDLDMSDINGFAVIRELRKRDALSEMPIVALSAQDLTADECKRLEGRVQQIVNTEHDVQQALSSVLRELPGRDRREKEGHGEDTAR; encoded by the coding sequence ATGCACGCCGCAGCGGAGATCAACGCGATCCTCAACGCCATCGAGATCGGCGTCTACGGCATCGACGCCGCGGGGCGGTGCACGTTCATCAACAAGGCCGGGCTCGACATGCTCGGTTACGCGCCCGACGAAGTGGTGGGCGCGAACATGCACGCGCTCATCCATCACACGCATCCCGACGGCACGCCATACCCGGAGCCCTCCTGCCCGCTCCTGCAGACGCTGGAGACCGGCCGCCCGGTTCAGCTCGACAACGAGATGCTGTGGCGCAAGGACGGGAGCTTCTTCAACGCCGAATACGCGGCGTTCCCGGTGTTCGACGAGAACGTCGTCACCGGCAGCGTCGTCACCTTTCAGGACACCGCCAGCAGAGGGCAGGCGAGAAAGCGCCTCGCGGTCCAGATCAGCGTAAGCCGCATCCTCGCCGGATCGTCCGAGCTCGATACCGCGATGACGCAGGTGCTCGGCACCATCGGCGCGACGCTCGGCTGGCACGTCGCGACGTTCTGGGAAGTCGACGAAGGCGCGGGCGTGCTGCGGCGCGCCGCCGGCTGGCCGGGCGCGGACGGCGGCGGCGAATCGTTTCTCGCCGACACGCGCGAGGTGACGTTCACGCGCGGCAGCGGATTGCCCGGCCGCGTGTGGGAGATCGAGACGCCGTCGCACATGTCCGACCTCGCGAACGATCCGTGCTTCGCGCGCCGCGAAGCGGCCCGCGACGCGGACCTGCGCTCGGCCTTCGCGTTTCCGCTGAAGACCGGAACCCAGACGGTCGGCGTCATCGAGCTCTTCAGCCGCCGCTGGCAGCACTTCGACGACGACTTCCTCGAGAGCATCTCGACGCTCGGCCACCAGATCGGCCAGTACCTGCGGCGCAAGCGCGCCGAAGAGCAGCTGCGCGAGAGCGAATCGCTGAAAGCCGCGATCCTCGCGACCGCGATCGACTGCGTGATCTCGATCACCGCCGACAGCCGCATCGTCGAATGGAACGCGGCGGCCGAGCGCACCTTCGGCCACACGCGCGAGGAAGTGCTCGGCAGGACGATGCCCGAGCTCATCATCCCCGAAGAGCATCGCGCCCGGCATTACGCGGGCATCGCGCGCTTTCTCGAGACGGGCAAAGGCCGGCTGATGGGCAAGCGCATCGAGATCGAGGCGCTGCGCCGCGACGGCACGCGCTTTCCCGTCGAGCTCGCGATCACGTCGGTCGCGCAGAAGACCGCGCCCTACTTCACCGCCTACGTGCGCGACATCACGGTGCGCAAGCAGTACGAGCGCGACATCAAAGCGGCCAAGGAAGAGGCCGAAGAAGCCAACCGCGCCAAGAGCCAGTTCATCGCGAACATGAGCCACGAGCTGAGGACCCCGTTGACCGCGGTCATCGGCTACGTCGAGATGCTCGAAGAGGAAACCGAGGACCGCGGACTCGCCCAGATGCTCGACGACCTGCGCAAGGTCAACGCCAACGCGCGCCACCTGCTCTCGCTCATCAACGACGTGCTCGATTTCTCCAAGATCGAGGCCGGCAAGATGGACGCGCACCTCGAGCGCTTCGATGTCGCCGCGCTCGTGAAGGAGCTCGGTGCGACGGTCGAAGCGCTGGTCGCGAAGAACGAGAACACGCTGCGGATCGAGCACGGACCCGGCCTCGGCACCATGTGCTCGGACGCGGTCAAGGTGCGCCAGAGCCTCATCAACCTGCTCTCGAACGCGGCCAAGTTCACCGAGCGCGGCACGGTGACGCTCGAAGTCGAGCGCGCAGGCGCAGGCGACGACGGCACGATCGTCTTTCGCGTACGCGACACCGGCATCGGCATATCGCGCGAGGAGATCGGCAAGCTCTTCCGGCGCTTTTCCCAGGCCGACGCTTCGACGACCCGCCGCTTCGGCGGCACCGGTCTCGGGCTTTCGATCACGCGCGCGTTCGCCGACATGCTCGGCGGAAAGATCGAGGTCGAGAGCGAGCCCGGCCGGGGCACGACGTTCGAGCTCAGGCTCCCGGCGAACGCGCCCGCGGCGCGGCCGCGGCCCGTGGAGCACGCGCAGCTCGCCGGCAGCGCGTCGGGAAGCGTGGTGCTCGTGATCGACGACGATCCGCACGCCCGCGCGCTGATCTCGCGCTTCCTCGTGCGCGAAGGTTACGCGGTGCAGACCGCGGGCGACGGCGCCACCGGCCTCGACCTCGCGCGCAAGCTCGAGCCGTGTGCGATCCTGCTCGACGTGATGATGCCGCACATGGACGGCTGGGCCGTGCTCTCGGCGCTGAAAGCGGACAGCGCGACGGCCGACATCCCGGTCATCATGACGACGATCGTGCAGGAGAAAGGCCTCGCCTACTCGCTCGGCGCCGCCGACTACCTCACCAAGCCGATCCGGTGGCCGCGGCTCGCCAAGGTGCTCGCGAGGTACCGTTCGCGGCACGCCGCGCCGCGCGCCCTGATCCTCGACGATTCCACGGCGCCCGACGAGGTCTACGCGCAGCTCGAGGCCGAAGGCTGGAAAGTCGAGCACGCGCGCGACGAAGAAGCGTTCTTCGACCGGCTGCGCGAGAATCCGCCGGCGCTCGTCCTCGTCGATCTCGACATGTCGGACATCAACGGCTTCGCGGTGATACGCGAGCTGCGCAAGCGCGATGCTTTAAGCGAGATGCCGATCGTCGCGCTGAGCGCGCAGGACCTCACCGCCGACGAATGCAAGCGGCTCGAAGGGCGGGTACAACAGATCGTGAACACGGAGCACGACGTCCAGCAGGCGCTGTCGTCGGTGCTGCGCGAGCTGCCGGGAAGAGACCGGCGAGAAAAGGAAGGTCATGGCGAAGATACTGCTCGTTGA
- a CDS encoding DUF533 domain-containing protein — protein MSELPEAVEAGTEEPERPAGPAEHDEPLVEIVAAKVLFGWLRNRQQLLVPYTIDLAKLDAAEVELLVHAMIVAAQADGTVDGKERDRVRSALERLNATPEQIESVDDALDRPKPLAQALAKVGDVQTGAIAYAASLLAIDRRKLVNRQYLRYLAARLQLPRDVCRALEQRFFAAVD, from the coding sequence TTGAGCGAGCTGCCCGAAGCGGTCGAAGCGGGAACCGAAGAGCCCGAACGTCCCGCGGGCCCGGCGGAGCACGACGAGCCGCTGGTCGAGATCGTCGCGGCCAAGGTGCTGTTCGGCTGGCTGCGCAACCGCCAGCAGCTCCTCGTGCCCTATACGATCGATCTCGCCAAGCTCGACGCGGCCGAGGTCGAGCTCCTCGTGCACGCGATGATCGTCGCCGCGCAGGCCGACGGCACGGTCGACGGCAAGGAGCGCGACCGGGTGCGCAGCGCGCTCGAGCGGCTCAACGCGACGCCCGAGCAGATCGAGAGCGTCGACGACGCGCTCGACAGGCCGAAACCGCTCGCGCAGGCGCTCGCGAAAGTGGGCGACGTGCAGACCGGCGCGATCGCCTACGCCGCGTCGCTGCTCGCGATCGACCGCCGCAAGCTCGTCAACCGCCAGTACCTGCGCTACCTCGCGGCGCGGCTGCAGCTCCCGCGCGACGTCTGCCGCGCGCTCGAGCAGCGCTTCTTCGCGGCGGTGGATTAA
- a CDS encoding SLC13 family permease, which produces MTLPQALTFIIVGLMMAGFVWGRIRYDVVALLALVTSVFVGIVPAKEAFAGFSDDVVIIVGSALVVSAAVARSGITELAIRPLAPYLKTTRSQVFVLVLAVIVFSTFIKNVGALAILLPVALQFAKKSETSPAQLLMPLSFGSLMGGLITMVGTSPNIIVSRVREEILGQPFNMFDYAPVGLGISVVGLIYLTFAYRLLPKDRRAGVSIDAAINIENYVVEAVIAEDSPLVDKTASDVEKMGEGEVELTTIVRERFRRYKPTPALKLRAGDVLLLEGEPVAIEKVMGQAGLELARQKGEEKAPDADTVGVVEGVVTGDSPLVGTNLIELDVHKRYDVNVLALSRSGERIEQRLRSVRFHPGDVIVLQGRIDVLPDTLQRLGILPLAERDIALGRGRRRWIPLLVLAATIAAVVANVLPIAMAFFAAAVALVLTKSVTLKEAYETVEWPILILLAALIPVSEAVRTTGATDLIAGWLHVAAGPLPPMAALGLMLVAAMAVTPFLNNAATVLMVAPIAAGLAERLGLNPDPFLMAVAVGAACDFLTPFGHQCNTLVMGPGGYRFGDYWKLGLPLSIFIVVAGVPLIAAFWPLAAR; this is translated from the coding sequence ATGACGCTACCCCAGGCACTCACGTTCATCATCGTAGGCCTCATGATGGCGGGGTTCGTCTGGGGGCGCATACGCTACGACGTCGTCGCGCTGCTCGCCCTGGTGACGTCGGTGTTCGTCGGGATCGTGCCGGCGAAGGAAGCGTTCGCGGGCTTTTCCGACGACGTGGTGATCATCGTCGGTTCCGCGCTCGTCGTCAGCGCCGCCGTCGCGCGCTCCGGCATCACCGAGCTCGCGATCCGGCCGCTCGCGCCGTACCTCAAGACCACCCGCTCGCAGGTGTTCGTGCTCGTGCTGGCGGTCATCGTCTTCTCGACCTTCATCAAGAACGTCGGCGCGCTGGCGATCCTGCTTCCCGTCGCCCTCCAGTTCGCGAAGAAATCCGAGACTTCCCCCGCGCAGCTCCTGATGCCGCTTTCGTTCGGATCGCTGATGGGCGGGCTGATCACGATGGTCGGCACCTCGCCCAACATCATCGTCTCGCGCGTGCGCGAGGAGATCCTCGGGCAGCCCTTCAACATGTTCGACTACGCCCCGGTGGGCCTGGGCATCTCGGTCGTCGGCCTGATCTATCTCACGTTCGCTTACCGGCTGCTGCCCAAGGACCGGCGCGCCGGCGTGTCGATCGACGCCGCGATCAACATCGAGAACTACGTGGTCGAGGCGGTGATCGCCGAGGACTCGCCGCTCGTCGACAAGACCGCGAGCGACGTCGAAAAGATGGGCGAAGGCGAGGTCGAGCTGACGACGATCGTGCGCGAGCGCTTCCGCCGCTACAAGCCCACGCCCGCGCTCAAGCTGCGCGCCGGCGACGTGCTGCTGCTCGAAGGCGAGCCCGTCGCGATCGAAAAGGTGATGGGCCAGGCCGGGCTCGAGCTCGCCCGGCAGAAAGGCGAGGAGAAGGCGCCCGATGCCGACACCGTGGGCGTCGTCGAAGGCGTGGTCACCGGCGACTCGCCGCTCGTCGGCACCAACCTGATCGAGCTCGACGTGCACAAGCGCTACGACGTGAACGTGCTCGCGCTCTCGCGCAGCGGCGAGCGCATCGAGCAGCGCCTGCGCTCGGTGCGCTTCCATCCCGGCGACGTGATCGTGCTGCAAGGGCGCATCGACGTGCTGCCCGACACGCTCCAGCGGCTCGGCATACTGCCGCTCGCCGAGCGCGACATCGCCCTCGGGCGCGGGCGGCGCCGCTGGATACCGCTGCTCGTACTCGCGGCCACGATCGCCGCGGTCGTCGCCAACGTGCTGCCGATCGCGATGGCGTTCTTCGCGGCCGCGGTCGCGCTCGTGCTGACCAAGTCGGTCACGCTGAAGGAAGCGTACGAGACCGTCGAGTGGCCGATCCTCATCCTGCTCGCCGCGCTGATACCGGTCTCGGAAGCGGTGCGTACCACCGGTGCGACCGACCTCATCGCGGGCTGGCTGCACGTCGCCGCCGGGCCGCTGCCGCCGATGGCGGCGCTGGGTCTCATGCTCGTCGCGGCGATGGCGGTCACCCCGTTCCTCAACAACGCCGCGACGGTGCTGATGGTCGCGCCGATCGCCGCGGGTCTCGCCGAGCGGCTCGGCCTGAACCCCGATCCGTTCCTGATGGCGGTGGCGGTGGGCGCGGCGTGCGACTTCCTCACGCCGTTCGGACATCAGTGCAATACACTCGTGATGGGGCCGGGCGGTTACCGCTTCGGCGACTACTGGAAGCTCGGCCTGCCGCTGTCGATCTTCATCGTCGTCGCGGGCGTTCCCCTGATCGCCGCTTTCTGGCCGCTGGCCGCTCGTTAG
- the nthA gene encoding nitrile hydratase subunit alpha produces MSDTKFDYYAGRKHLHDHGDHSHDDHAPIVDPDDGPPGEFEIMSRAMQELLEEKGVVTAEEIRARMERFETDFPFRGSKVVARAWVDPEFKRRLLEDGKAAVTAMGIDLEAERLIAVENTPEVHNVIVCTLCSCYPRALLGMPPTWYKSRNYRSRVVFEPRAVLKEFGTELPDGVTVRVHDSNADMRYVVIPMRPAGTEGWSEDRLAEILTRDTLVGVTVPRVL; encoded by the coding sequence ATGTCCGACACCAAATTCGACTACTACGCCGGCCGGAAGCACCTTCACGACCACGGCGATCACAGCCACGACGACCACGCCCCGATCGTTGATCCTGACGACGGCCCGCCCGGCGAGTTCGAGATCATGAGCCGCGCCATGCAGGAGCTTTTGGAAGAGAAAGGCGTCGTCACCGCCGAAGAGATCCGCGCCCGCATGGAGCGCTTCGAGACCGACTTTCCGTTCCGCGGCTCGAAGGTCGTGGCGCGCGCGTGGGTCGATCCGGAATTCAAAAGGCGGCTCCTCGAAGACGGCAAGGCCGCCGTGACCGCGATGGGGATAGACCTCGAAGCCGAGCGGCTCATCGCCGTCGAAAACACGCCCGAGGTCCACAACGTCATCGTGTGCACGCTGTGCTCGTGCTATCCGCGCGCGCTGCTCGGCATGCCGCCCACCTGGTACAAGAGCCGCAACTACCGCTCGCGCGTGGTATTCGAGCCGCGGGCGGTCCTGAAGGAGTTCGGCACCGAGCTTCCGGACGGCGTCACGGTCCGCGTGCACGATTCGAACGCCGACATGCGCTACGTCGTCATCCCGATGCGCCCCGCCGGCACCGAAGGATGGTCCGAGGACAGGCTGGCGGAGATTCTTACCCGCGACACGCTCGTGGGGGTCACGGTGCCCCGGGTTCTTTAA
- a CDS encoding group III truncated hemoglobin — translation MQDISHLLGPDTVSRVVSDFYDAIQRHPTLSVPFGIVHDWDEHKRHLAHFWWVTLGGKPYRDQPYRVADKHAAAGFTPALLVDWLALFRETLAKHLPEALAEQWYARAANIGRSLEYMHEFRARREALAS, via the coding sequence ATGCAGGACATCTCCCATCTGCTGGGCCCGGACACCGTCAGCCGTGTCGTCAGCGACTTCTACGACGCGATCCAGCGCCATCCGACGCTGAGCGTGCCGTTCGGCATCGTCCACGACTGGGACGAGCACAAGCGGCATCTCGCGCACTTCTGGTGGGTCACGCTGGGCGGCAAGCCTTATCGCGACCAGCCTTACCGCGTCGCGGACAAGCATGCCGCGGCGGGCTTCACGCCGGCGCTGCTCGTCGATTGGCTCGCGCTGTTCCGCGAGACTCTGGCGAAGCATCTGCCGGAGGCGTTGGCCGAACAGTGGTACGCGCGAGCGGCCAATATCGGCCGCTCGCTCGAGTACATGCACGAATTCCGCGCCAGGCGCGAGGCGCTCGCCTCGTAA
- a CDS encoding CBS domain-containing protein — MKVADLMAKNVEFVDPYVSVQEAASMMGELDVGALPVGTAENLQGVITDRDILYRVVAEGKDPRRTQVAHVATKTIFSCTPEDPVNTAMDLMASQNIRRLPVLDDAKHVVGWITLSDLSRHLLVGNEVVQKALRELTDTVAKDKT, encoded by the coding sequence ATGAAAGTTGCAGATCTCATGGCGAAGAACGTCGAGTTCGTCGACCCGTACGTCAGCGTGCAGGAAGCCGCATCGATGATGGGCGAGCTCGACGTCGGTGCGCTGCCGGTCGGCACCGCCGAGAACCTCCAGGGAGTCATCACCGATCGCGACATCCTCTACCGGGTGGTCGCCGAGGGAAAAGACCCGCGCCGCACGCAGGTGGCGCACGTCGCGACCAAGACGATCTTCAGCTGCACGCCCGAAGACCCCGTGAACACCGCGATGGACCTGATGGCGTCGCAGAACATCCGCAGGCTTCCCGTGCTCGACGACGCGAAGCACGTCGTGGGCTGGATCACGCTCTCCGACCTGTCGCGGCACCTTCTCGTCGGCAACGAAGTCGTGCAGAAAGCGCTGCGCGAGCTCACCGATACCGTGGCGAAAGACAAGACTTGA
- a CDS encoding response regulator, with translation MAKILLVEDHQEIWDFLSRRLKRRGYDVDVAEDGQQGLDHARADKPDLMLLDMNLPVIDGWTVAKELKGDEATKAMPIIALTAHAMAGDREKALASGCDDYHAKPVDFSQLLNQIEALLGKENGSPPARE, from the coding sequence ATGGCGAAGATACTGCTCGTTGAAGACCACCAGGAGATCTGGGATTTCCTGTCGCGGCGCCTCAAGCGCCGCGGCTACGACGTCGACGTCGCCGAAGACGGGCAGCAGGGGCTCGACCACGCGCGCGCCGACAAGCCCGATCTCATGCTGCTCGACATGAACCTGCCGGTGATCGACGGCTGGACCGTCGCGAAAGAGCTCAAGGGCGACGAAGCGACGAAGGCCATGCCGATCATCGCCCTCACCGCTCACGCCATGGCGGGCGATCGCGAGAAAGCGCTCGCCTCGGGCTGCGACGACTATCACGCGAAGCCGGTGGATTTCTCGCAGCTTCTGAACCAGATCGAGGCGCTGCTCGGCAAAGAAAATGGATCCCCGCCTGCGCGGGAATGA